A portion of the Ralstonia nicotianae genome contains these proteins:
- a CDS encoding ABC transporter permease gives MDKRLQHQVQRLRIAVGFAWQSILTNRRRIALAVAGVAIGIAAVTSMLVIGDSVTAQATRALDQLGADVVTISVPPPGADPSGQSAEPLSEAAQARLDATTDAAAAALRHMPEVQSVARLERRFGCGDGPETALGSPDIVAANPDLPGVLSLRLQHGRFLSPLDARQPWIVLGADIAAELRKTRLDVQPGAALPLCGKTFFLAGVLASYIGDDLLQSIRMNHAVFVSYASLRRLTGPPSPSASLLLTRLQTGVTAPDMPGLLASRLRTMLSQTVEASGARQVSELRQQQVSLYTRFLAVLGCVALLVGSLGITNVMLASVSERKTEIGLRMALGAHTTDVVAQFLTESVLICLLGAALGLALGIVGAGVALTVAQIGITLDITTPLCSAVLALLCGLAAGAYPAANAARLDPVTLLQGRG, from the coding sequence CAACCGCCGCCGGATCGCGCTGGCGGTGGCCGGCGTGGCGATCGGCATCGCGGCGGTCACCTCCATGCTGGTCATCGGCGACAGCGTCACCGCCCAGGCCACCCGGGCGCTGGACCAGCTGGGCGCGGACGTGGTGACGATCAGCGTACCGCCACCGGGCGCCGACCCGTCCGGCCAGAGCGCCGAGCCGCTGAGCGAGGCCGCGCAGGCCCGGCTGGACGCCACCACCGACGCCGCCGCCGCCGCGCTCCGCCACATGCCGGAGGTGCAATCCGTGGCGCGGCTGGAGCGCCGCTTCGGCTGCGGCGACGGACCGGAGACGGCACTGGGCAGCCCGGACATCGTCGCCGCCAATCCCGATCTGCCCGGCGTGCTGTCGCTGCGCCTGCAGCACGGGCGCTTCCTGAGCCCGCTGGATGCGCGGCAGCCGTGGATCGTGCTCGGCGCCGACATCGCCGCCGAACTGCGCAAGACCCGCCTGGACGTGCAACCGGGCGCGGCCCTGCCCCTGTGCGGCAAGACGTTCTTCCTGGCCGGCGTGCTGGCCTCTTACATCGGCGACGATCTGCTGCAGTCGATCCGGATGAACCACGCCGTCTTTGTCTCGTACGCCTCGCTGCGGCGGCTGACCGGGCCACCGTCGCCGTCGGCATCGCTGCTGCTGACCCGGCTGCAAACGGGCGTGACCGCGCCCGACATGCCGGGCCTGCTGGCATCCCGCCTGCGCACCATGCTGTCGCAGACGGTGGAGGCGAGCGGCGCCAGGCAGGTCAGCGAACTGCGGCAGCAGCAGGTCTCGCTCTACACGCGCTTTCTGGCGGTGCTGGGCTGCGTCGCGCTGCTGGTGGGGTCACTGGGCATCACGAACGTGATGCTGGCCTCGGTGTCCGAACGCAAGACGGAAATCGGCCTGCGCATGGCCCTGGGCGCGCACACCACCGATGTGGTGGCGCAGTTCCTGACCGAAAGCGTGCTGATCTGCCTGCTGGGCGCGGCGCTCGGCCTGGCGCTGGGCATCGTGGGCGCCGGAGTGGCGCTGACGGTTGCGCAGATCGGCATCACGCTGGATATCACGACACCGCTGTGCTCCGCCGTGCTGGCCCTGCTGTGCGGCCTGGCCGCCGGCGCGTATCCCGCGGCCAATGCGGCGCGGCTCGATCCGGTGACCCTGCTGCAGGGACGCGGCTGA
- a CDS encoding SphA family protein yields the protein MRLIRPRLAAQLSCLAMATLPLHAAALEGNAPTTPFGVFDFGAGMMPPPTELPAVGLRVTSYTAKRMQDNRGNSTPLDVDLSVQSYGLAVVKTTRLSLLGGKYGWSFVAPVLSMKLDLGIPTPAGRLSQSGRNTALGDLQVSPITVSWMPAQNLFVNASLMLQLPTGSYDRNRLVNAGMNHWVVSPTVAFTYITSFGGELSSNIQLNVNGRNRDTDYRSGIEYQHEFAIGQHIGPWTVGIGGYYSQQLTDDTQAGKTIEGNRARVFALGPAVYFLKPGSAWPIVSLHAYKEFAARNRAQGRQIALRAAWVF from the coding sequence ATGCGGCTCATCCGCCCGCGCCTTGCTGCCCAGCTGTCCTGTCTTGCCATGGCCACGCTCCCGCTCCATGCCGCCGCGCTCGAGGGCAATGCGCCGACCACGCCGTTCGGCGTCTTCGACTTCGGCGCAGGGATGATGCCGCCCCCGACGGAACTGCCCGCGGTCGGGCTGCGCGTCACGTCGTACACGGCCAAGCGGATGCAGGACAACCGCGGCAACAGCACGCCGCTCGATGTCGATCTGTCGGTACAGAGCTACGGCCTGGCCGTCGTCAAGACGACCCGCCTGTCGCTGCTGGGCGGCAAGTACGGGTGGTCGTTCGTCGCGCCCGTGCTGAGCATGAAGCTCGACCTCGGCATCCCGACGCCCGCCGGCCGGCTCAGCCAGAGCGGACGGAACACCGCGCTCGGCGATCTCCAGGTCTCGCCCATCACCGTGTCGTGGATGCCCGCGCAGAACCTGTTCGTCAACGCCTCGCTGATGCTGCAGCTGCCCACGGGGTCGTACGACAGGAACCGCCTGGTGAATGCGGGCATGAACCACTGGGTGGTTTCGCCCACGGTCGCGTTCACCTACATCACGTCGTTCGGCGGCGAACTCTCGTCCAACATCCAGCTCAACGTGAACGGCCGCAACCGCGACACCGACTACCGCTCGGGCATCGAGTACCAGCACGAATTCGCGATCGGGCAGCATATCGGCCCGTGGACGGTCGGTATCGGGGGCTACTACAGCCAGCAGCTCACCGACGACACCCAGGCCGGCAAGACCATCGAAGGCAACCGCGCACGCGTGTTCGCCCTCGGCCCGGCGGTATATTTCCTCAAGCCTGGCAGCGCCTGGCCGATCGTCTCGCTGCATGCCTACAAGGAGTTCGCCGCGCGCAACCGGGCGCAGGGGCGGCAGATTGCGTTGCGGGCGGCGTGGGTCTTCTAG
- a CDS encoding 3D domain-containing protein: MQGSGQALDGTIVHYRGQGCFNTDTCARTATGACATVGTTIAVDRSVIPKGGSVTVDILGQRKAQDGGGWINGYHIDDYMGPQRAACLQLGTRNSGIVFQSY, from the coding sequence ATGCAGGGGTCCGGGCAGGCGTTGGATGGCACCATTGTTCACTATAGGGGCCAAGGATGTTTCAACACCGACACATGTGCACGCACCGCGACCGGCGCTTGCGCCACGGTGGGCACCACCATTGCTGTCGACCGCTCCGTCATCCCGAAGGGAGGTTCCGTCACCGTCGACATACTAGGCCAGCGAAAGGCACAGGATGGAGGTGGCTGGATCAATGGCTACCATATAGATGACTACATGGGACCTCAGCGCGCGGCATGCTTACAACTGGGGACTCGCAATTCAGGCATCGTGTTTCAGAGCTACTAG
- a CDS encoding helix-turn-helix transcriptional regulator, whose translation METTYSNDPLLLNLYRCCTAPGGWQAVLDRLCDEVGAHSAVMQAIAFADDHQGRTYWCAHDSRTDVNAYRALISDANNPRMDRRRGLPVIGRFVGDEQLFTSREDLRQQQRLQRQLADLGLGRFLGALLPIGGDRFMAMVLHRPAGNDTAFGEADQQRLAGLLPHFGQAAELSLSVHGERKLEQILSACLDRWQCGLVVCDADGRVQWMNRPAQDRIAHHGALHLRDGLLHAHGDKAARLRHALMPRSIAHGRATFLTLDHAAHRLHLAVQPLTRVDGIADAGGALVMISDGNLAGEIPAAALAALFDLTEAESRLASALVQGDTLEQYAQRRGVSIGTVRYQLKQVLSKTGTNRQSELMRKVLCSAAAHAAGFQSASMH comes from the coding sequence ATGGAAACCACGTACTCGAACGACCCGCTGCTGCTCAACCTGTACCGCTGCTGCACGGCCCCCGGCGGATGGCAGGCGGTGCTCGACCGGCTGTGCGACGAGGTCGGCGCGCACTCCGCCGTCATGCAGGCCATTGCTTTCGCGGATGACCACCAGGGCCGCACGTACTGGTGCGCGCACGATTCCCGGACCGACGTGAATGCCTACCGGGCGCTGATCTCCGACGCCAACAACCCGCGCATGGACCGCCGGCGCGGCTTGCCGGTCATCGGCCGGTTCGTCGGCGACGAACAGCTGTTCACCAGCCGCGAAGACCTCCGCCAGCAGCAGCGGCTGCAGCGGCAGCTGGCCGACCTGGGCTTGGGGCGCTTTCTCGGCGCGCTGCTGCCGATCGGCGGCGACCGCTTCATGGCGATGGTGCTCCACCGCCCGGCCGGCAACGACACCGCCTTCGGCGAGGCCGACCAGCAGCGGCTTGCCGGCCTGCTGCCCCACTTCGGCCAGGCCGCCGAGCTCAGCCTGTCCGTGCACGGCGAGCGCAAGCTCGAGCAGATCCTCAGCGCCTGCCTGGACCGCTGGCAATGCGGCCTGGTCGTCTGCGATGCCGACGGCCGGGTGCAATGGATGAACCGTCCGGCGCAGGACCGCATCGCGCACCACGGTGCGCTGCACCTGCGCGACGGCCTGCTGCACGCCCACGGCGACAAGGCGGCCCGGTTGCGGCACGCGCTGATGCCGCGCAGCATCGCCCACGGCCGGGCGACCTTCCTCACGCTCGATCACGCCGCCCACCGGCTGCACCTGGCCGTGCAGCCGCTGACGCGCGTCGACGGCATCGCCGATGCCGGCGGCGCGCTCGTCATGATCAGCGACGGCAACCTCGCCGGCGAAATCCCGGCCGCGGCGCTCGCCGCGCTGTTCGACCTGACCGAGGCCGAATCCCGGCTGGCCAGCGCGCTGGTGCAGGGCGACACGCTGGAGCAGTATGCACAGCGCCGCGGCGTGTCGATCGGCACGGTGCGCTATCAGCTCAAGCAGGTGCTCTCGAAGACCGGCACCAACCGGCAATCCGAGCTGATGCGCAAGGTGCTGTGCTCGGCCGCGGCGCATGCGGCGGGCTTCCAGTCGGCCAGCATGCACTGA
- a CDS encoding LysR family transcriptional regulator produces the protein MARENYHDLLAFLAVARERSFTRAAAQLGVSPSALSHTVRALETRLGIRLLTRTTRSVSPTEAGERLLQSIAPRFEEIDAELAAIGELRDTPSGTVRITTTDYAIRTLLWPKLSKVLHDYPDVKVEFVTDYGLTDIVAERYDIGVRLGDTLAKDMIAARIAPDLRMVIVGAPAYLKRHPAPKTPQDLTAHRCINLRLPTRGGVYAWELKKGQREIQVRVDGQLTFNGVYEILDAALSGYGLAYMPEDLAQPHVAAGRLKWVLEDWFPTFPGYHVYYPSRRQSSRALTLVIDALRDRT, from the coding sequence ATGGCACGCGAGAACTACCACGACCTCCTGGCCTTCCTCGCCGTGGCGCGCGAGCGCAGCTTCACCCGGGCGGCGGCGCAGCTCGGCGTGTCGCCCTCGGCGCTGAGCCACACCGTGCGTGCGCTGGAGACGCGGCTCGGCATCCGGCTGCTGACCCGCACCACGCGCAGCGTCTCGCCCACCGAGGCCGGCGAGCGGCTGCTGCAATCCATCGCCCCGCGCTTCGAAGAGATCGATGCAGAACTCGCGGCCATCGGCGAACTGCGCGACACCCCCTCGGGCACGGTCCGCATCACCACCACCGACTACGCCATCCGCACCTTGCTGTGGCCCAAGCTGTCGAAGGTCCTGCACGACTATCCGGACGTGAAGGTCGAATTCGTGACCGACTACGGGCTGACCGACATCGTGGCCGAGCGCTACGACATCGGCGTGCGCCTGGGCGACACGCTGGCCAAGGACATGATCGCCGCGCGCATCGCGCCGGACCTGCGCATGGTCATCGTCGGCGCGCCCGCTTACCTGAAGCGGCACCCCGCCCCCAAGACCCCGCAGGACCTCACCGCGCACCGCTGCATCAACCTGCGCCTGCCGACCCGCGGCGGCGTGTACGCGTGGGAGCTCAAGAAGGGCCAGCGCGAGATCCAGGTGCGCGTGGACGGACAGCTCACCTTCAACGGCGTCTACGAGATCCTCGACGCGGCGCTGTCCGGCTACGGGCTGGCCTACATGCCCGAAGACCTGGCCCAGCCGCACGTGGCGGCGGGCCGCCTCAAGTGGGTGCTGGAAGACTGGTTCCCGACCTTCCCCGGCTATCACGTCTACTACCCGAGCCGCCGGCAGTCGTCGCGCGCGCTCACGCTGGTGATCGACGCGCTGCGCGACCGGACCTGA
- a CDS encoding carboxymuconolactone decarboxylase family protein has translation MSAPSTVARDAFGHIAPALADYTDNVLFGDVWQRPGLSPRDRSLITVASLIALYRTNELPFHLKKALDNGLRRDELIEAITHLAFYSGWPTASTALPIAQRVFEAAGV, from the coding sequence ATGTCCGCCCCATCGACCGTCGCGCGCGACGCGTTCGGCCACATCGCGCCCGCGCTGGCCGACTACACCGACAACGTCCTCTTTGGCGATGTCTGGCAGCGGCCGGGACTGTCCCCCCGCGACCGCAGCCTCATCACCGTGGCCAGCCTGATCGCGCTGTATCGCACCAACGAACTGCCCTTCCATCTCAAGAAGGCGCTGGACAACGGCCTGCGCCGCGATGAGCTGATCGAGGCCATCACCCACCTCGCCTTCTACTCGGGCTGGCCGACGGCCAGCACGGCGCTGCCGATCGCGCAGCGCGTCTTCGAGGCCGCGGGCGTCTGA
- a CDS encoding aldo/keto reductase, with protein sequence MEYRYLGRSALKVSPLCLGAMMFGGETDETTATRIIGKAFDQGINFIDTADVYHAGRSEAIVGRAIAARRDSWVVATKFGFPSAQGPNEQGQSRKWIMQSVEASLKRLGTDYIDILYFHRAIPDLPLEEGVRAVGDLIRQGKVRYFGVSNFRGWRIAEVARLADQLGIDRPVASEPLYNLVDRSAEVEQLPAAAHYGLGVVSYSPLARGVLTGKYTVDAPPPADSRAGRGDKRIQQTEWRPESLRIAQQIAAHAAARGTTPIAFALAWVLNNQWVSSTIAGPRTEAHWDHYAEALNLRLGPDDEQFVDRLVPPGHASTPGYTDPGYPVEGRKAR encoded by the coding sequence ATGGAGTATCGGTATCTGGGCCGCAGCGCCCTCAAGGTGTCGCCCCTGTGCCTGGGCGCGATGATGTTCGGCGGCGAGACCGACGAGACCACCGCCACGCGCATCATCGGCAAGGCGTTCGACCAGGGCATCAACTTCATCGACACCGCGGACGTCTACCACGCCGGCCGCTCGGAAGCGATCGTCGGCCGCGCCATCGCCGCGCGGCGCGACAGCTGGGTCGTCGCCACCAAGTTCGGCTTCCCGAGCGCGCAGGGGCCGAACGAGCAGGGCCAGTCCCGCAAGTGGATCATGCAGTCGGTCGAGGCCAGCCTGAAGCGGCTGGGCACCGACTACATCGACATCCTCTACTTCCATCGCGCCATCCCCGACCTGCCGCTGGAAGAAGGCGTGCGCGCCGTCGGCGACCTGATCCGCCAGGGCAAGGTGCGCTACTTCGGCGTGTCCAACTTCCGCGGCTGGCGCATCGCCGAAGTCGCGCGGCTGGCGGACCAGCTCGGCATCGACCGCCCGGTGGCCAGCGAGCCGCTCTACAACCTCGTCGACCGCTCGGCCGAGGTCGAGCAGCTGCCGGCCGCCGCGCACTACGGGCTGGGCGTGGTGTCGTACAGCCCGCTGGCGCGCGGCGTGCTGACGGGCAAGTACACCGTCGATGCGCCCCCGCCCGCCGACAGCCGGGCCGGGCGCGGCGACAAGCGCATCCAGCAGACCGAATGGCGGCCCGAATCGCTGCGGATCGCGCAGCAGATCGCCGCCCATGCCGCCGCGCGCGGCACCACGCCGATCGCGTTCGCGCTGGCCTGGGTGCTCAACAACCAGTGGGTCAGTTCGACCATCGCGGGCCCGCGCACCGAGGCGCACTGGGACCACTATGCCGAAGCGCTGAACCTGCGGCTCGGCCCCGACGACGAGCAGTTCGTCGACCGCCTCGTGCCGCCGGGCCATGCCTCCACGCCGGGCTATACCGATCCGGGCTATCCCGTGGAAGGACGCAAGGCGCGCTGA
- a CDS encoding NEL domain-containing protein, with the protein MNIGAPTPSSPREPLAVWAQACELQPETVEALRALRDQEGSGPFMSLLAKLDACESFEKEPHRADSVQELGAVLKLAAHNDAYRAFCFDVAGGADADCYDNAEVIFGNLRLAARDPTYHGNASLEQVLNYHKRCVPWSLVDDFVSERFPLFAESLENVLALRIRLSDILPIRTPAMTFDNMTSVNQGVEAQARAYIAKHCDSEAKLQRNLCRSPAWRQFMERQHPVEFTANTLLWASALQAVMEQRPEGAAMAVPPEVNTVSFGSRTEALARARAMPGIGTGHAFRHLQQNATVLLSEDLTRRLVVEKRTPRTEAKAYAHLLRDPDWLTYLEQEHPDDPAFSSDGIGTPDRHERLMRLTQQEIVAARGG; encoded by the coding sequence GTGAACATCGGTGCGCCCACACCGTCATCGCCGCGCGAGCCCTTAGCGGTCTGGGCGCAGGCGTGCGAGCTGCAACCGGAGACGGTCGAAGCCCTGCGGGCTTTGCGGGACCAGGAAGGCAGCGGACCGTTCATGTCCCTGCTTGCCAAGCTGGACGCGTGCGAGTCGTTCGAGAAGGAGCCGCATCGTGCCGACTCGGTGCAGGAGCTGGGCGCCGTACTGAAGCTCGCCGCGCACAACGATGCCTATCGCGCGTTCTGCTTCGATGTCGCGGGCGGTGCCGATGCCGACTGCTATGACAACGCCGAGGTCATTTTCGGCAACCTGCGGTTGGCGGCCAGGGATCCGACCTACCATGGCAACGCCAGCCTGGAGCAGGTGCTGAACTACCACAAGCGCTGCGTGCCCTGGTCACTGGTCGACGATTTCGTGTCGGAGCGGTTTCCGTTGTTCGCAGAGTCTCTGGAGAACGTCCTTGCGTTGCGGATACGCCTGTCCGATATCCTGCCGATCCGGACCCCCGCCATGACGTTCGACAACATGACCAGTGTCAATCAGGGGGTCGAGGCTCAGGCAAGGGCCTACATCGCAAAGCATTGCGATAGCGAGGCGAAACTGCAGCGGAACCTGTGCAGGAGCCCGGCCTGGCGCCAGTTCATGGAGCGGCAGCATCCGGTCGAATTCACTGCCAATACGCTGCTGTGGGCGTCCGCGCTGCAGGCTGTCATGGAGCAGCGGCCGGAGGGCGCTGCGATGGCGGTGCCGCCGGAGGTGAACACGGTGTCCTTCGGCTCCCGCACCGAAGCGCTGGCCAGGGCGCGCGCGATGCCGGGCATCGGGACGGGCCACGCGTTCCGGCACTTGCAGCAAAACGCCACCGTGCTGCTGTCGGAAGACCTGACGCGCAGGCTCGTCGTGGAAAAGCGGACGCCGAGAACCGAGGCCAAGGCGTACGCACACCTGCTGCGCGATCCCGATTGGCTGACTTACCTGGAGCAGGAGCATCCCGACGATCCGGCGTTCTCGTCCGATGGCATCGGCACGCCAGACCGGCACGAACGGTTGATGCGGCTCACGCAACAGGAAATCGTCGCCGCGCGCGGCGGATAG
- a CDS encoding DUF1801 domain-containing protein, whose translation MEQHPSASAESESASEWIDAKIRALGDWRGETLARLRALIREADPEVVEEWKWRGTPVWSHHGLICTGETYKHVVKMTFAKGASLADPSDLFNASLEGNTRRAIDFHEGDAPDEDALKALIRAAVAFNQASRRKHATGDGR comes from the coding sequence ATGGAACAGCATCCGTCGGCAAGCGCCGAATCCGAATCCGCATCCGAGTGGATCGACGCGAAGATCCGGGCACTCGGCGACTGGCGCGGCGAGACGCTCGCGCGGCTTCGCGCCTTGATCCGGGAAGCCGACCCCGAAGTGGTCGAGGAATGGAAGTGGCGAGGCACGCCGGTCTGGTCGCACCACGGCCTGATCTGCACCGGCGAGACATACAAGCACGTGGTGAAGATGACCTTCGCCAAGGGCGCCTCCCTGGCCGACCCTTCGGACCTCTTCAATGCCAGCCTCGAAGGCAACACCCGCCGCGCCATCGACTTTCACGAAGGCGACGCGCCGGACGAAGACGCGCTCAAGGCGCTCATTCGGGCCGCTGTCGCGTTCAACCAGGCCTCGCGCCGCAAGCACGCCACCGGAGACGGTCGCTGA
- a CDS encoding LysR family transcriptional regulator, whose protein sequence is MYLRYLHYLRLVIEHGSFAAAARAAGVSQPAISHGMRQLQRQFASPLLVRSGRRAVPTGLAMRVAAEAASLAEHVDALAASGPPRRDREVLQVGVTPSAALTCGPILYDGWCTGHPRRFLQLTSADEDSLLAGLQMRSFDVVIAPKPRGPLPSGVVGQSLYRIAPLVYARRTHPCAGARTLAELQGAAWAVVGPSVRGPVDVLTEAHAVRNMQPPRVAVSCPDYASLLNLVAGTDLLAVVPHPALIGEVRKRITPLRLREALPLYEMWVFEPARARGRTRPVVQQLLGAMAHREAR, encoded by the coding sequence ATGTATCTGCGCTATCTGCACTACCTGCGGCTGGTCATCGAGCACGGCTCCTTTGCCGCGGCGGCGCGGGCGGCCGGGGTGTCTCAGCCGGCGATCAGCCACGGGATGCGGCAACTGCAGCGGCAGTTCGCCTCGCCGTTGCTGGTGCGCTCGGGGCGGCGAGCTGTCCCGACCGGCCTGGCCATGCGCGTCGCCGCGGAGGCCGCTTCGCTGGCGGAGCACGTCGATGCCCTCGCCGCGTCGGGCCCGCCTCGGCGCGATCGGGAGGTGCTGCAGGTGGGCGTGACACCCTCGGCCGCGCTCACCTGCGGGCCGATCCTGTACGACGGCTGGTGCACGGGGCATCCGCGCCGGTTCCTGCAATTGACCAGCGCCGACGAGGACAGCCTGCTTGCCGGCCTGCAGATGCGCAGCTTCGACGTCGTCATCGCGCCGAAGCCGCGCGGGCCGCTGCCGAGCGGGGTGGTCGGGCAAAGCCTCTATCGGATCGCGCCCCTGGTCTACGCCCGGCGGACGCATCCCTGTGCCGGAGCGCGGACGCTTGCCGAGCTTCAGGGGGCGGCATGGGCCGTGGTCGGGCCGAGTGTCCGCGGGCCGGTGGACGTGCTGACGGAGGCCCACGCGGTCCGCAACATGCAGCCGCCACGGGTGGCCGTGAGTTGCCCGGACTACGCCAGCCTGCTGAACCTGGTGGCGGGCACGGACCTGCTTGCGGTGGTTCCGCATCCGGCACTGATCGGGGAGGTGCGCAAGCGGATCACGCCGCTGCGCCTGCGCGAGGCGCTGCCATTGTACGAGATGTGGGTGTTCGAGCCGGCCCGTGCCCGTGGGCGGACGCGGCCGGTTGTCCAGCAACTGCTGGGTGCGATGGCGCATCGGGAGGCGCGGTAG
- a CDS encoding nuclear transport factor 2 family protein, with protein sequence MTQLHIDTVRAYLRHLHAGDTAGLISTFEDDGIVHSPFLGTMAARDFFGKLVQASSGSVITPIDVFASVEPATDVVRVAAYFRYDWTLNDGRQVDFTCVDVFSFRHDSARIREMHIVYDTHPLRERVGDKYAPDPAP encoded by the coding sequence ATGACACAGCTGCACATCGACACGGTGCGCGCCTATCTGCGCCACCTGCACGCTGGCGACACGGCGGGCCTGATCTCCACGTTCGAGGACGATGGCATCGTCCACTCGCCGTTCCTCGGCACCATGGCTGCACGCGACTTTTTCGGCAAGCTCGTGCAAGCTTCCAGCGGCAGCGTCATCACGCCGATCGACGTGTTCGCGTCGGTTGAGCCGGCGACGGATGTCGTTCGCGTGGCCGCGTACTTCCGCTATGACTGGACGCTGAACGATGGGCGGCAGGTGGACTTCACCTGCGTCGATGTCTTCAGCTTCCGGCACGACAGCGCGCGCATCCGCGAGATGCACATCGTCTACGACACCCACCCCTTGCGCGAGCGCGTCGGCGACAAGTACGCCCCGGACCCGGCTCCGTGA